In the Pseudoliparis swirei isolate HS2019 ecotype Mariana Trench chromosome 21, NWPU_hadal_v1, whole genome shotgun sequence genome, one interval contains:
- the cnpy3 gene encoding protein canopy homolog 3, with protein sequence MILAAYLTFISVMSSVGVAKTGGDDDWVYLPNKCEVCKFVSIEMKSAFDETGKTKEVIGRNYAFIGGKGAAPIKYVKSDLRFIEVVENVCQRLLTYNLHKERSGSNRFAKGMSETFSTLHGLVNKGVNVVMDIPFELWNETSAEVADLKKQCDVMIEKYEDVIEDWYKGSQEEDLTSFLCERHVLRGQDKACLDEEWSPTKKKGDQAAIAEDKKKKKKKKKKGGKKGAGGDGGSEGEKKKNDKKPKKKKKSKAAVERGGGASSGEDVQPAVPLPGHKVEL encoded by the exons ATGATTTTAGCGGCATATTTAACGTTTATCTCCGTAATGTCGTCGGTCGGAGTGGCGAAGACCGGAGGGGACGACGACTGGGTCTACCTGCCCAACAAATGTGAAG TCTGTAAGTTCGTCAGCAtcgagatgaagtcggccttcgACGAGACGGGAAAGACCAAAGAGGTCATCGGCCGGAACTACGCCTTCATCGGCGGCAAGGGGGCGGCGCCCATCAAATACGTCAAGTC agaccTCCGGTTCATCGAGGTGGTGGAGAACGTCTGTCAGAGGCTGTTGACGTACAACCTGCACAAAGAGAGAAGTGGAAGTAACCGCTTtgccaag gggATGTCGGAGACGTTCTCCACCCTTCATGGCCTGGTGAACAAAGGTGTGAACGTGGTGATGGACATTCCCTTCGAGCTCTGGAACGAGACGTCTGCGGAAGTGGCCGACCTGAAGAAACAG TGTGACGTGATGATCGAGAAGTACGAGGACGTGATTGAGGATTGGTACAAAGGAAGTCAGGAGGAAGACCTCACCTCCTTCCTTTGTGAGAGGCATGTCCTCAGAGGACAAGAcaaag CGTGCCTGGACGAGGAGTGgtcaccaacgaagaagaagggCGACCAGGCGGCCATCGcggaggacaagaagaagaaaaagaagaagaagaagaaaggggggAAGAAGGGAGCGGGAGGGGACGGCGGCtcggagggggagaagaagaagaacgacaAGAaacccaagaagaagaagaagagcaaggcggccgtggagagaggagggggggcgtcGTCGGGCGAGGACGTCCAGCCGGCGGTGCCTCTGCCTGGGCACAAGGTGGAGctgtga